The following nucleotide sequence is from Moorena sp. SIOASIH.
AATATCTGGTAAGCTCATGGCTAGAAACACTGGCAAATTGTCTGGTTCTTTGAACAGACTCATTAAATCCCATTGTCGCCAATTCACCATACTGATAAATTCTAGATTAGCGTCTCTTAAGCCAGCGAATAAATCAGGAATGGTGTAGCCTTTATCCCCTTGGAAAAGATAGTTCATTAACACTCTCTCTTTTCCGTCTTCTCCCTCATATTTAGTATCCCATGTTTTAGCTTTTAGGTCAACATTATTTTTTAAGGCTTTCATGGTATCTAAAGCAATTTCAATCTCCATATCCTCGGGATTTTCATCAAATAATCCCATCAGATGGAAGACTTCTTGTGCCCGAAAATACAGGTGACGTTGATGCTTACTGTGTAGATTGCTGCGAATAATTCCCTGAGGCTTCAAAACCGCTTTCATGGCTTTCATGGCAACGGCTGGATCAGGAAATAAATAAAGTAGCTCGTCGCAATTAATATAATCAAATTCCCAACCAGCACTAGGTAAATCATAAAGGGAGAGCTGATGAAATTCTGCCTCGTCAAACCCATAATGGCTTAAGCGTTTACGGGCTAAATCCAGAGACTGCTCCGAGATATCAATCCCAATAATTTTGGCTCCGGGATTAGCTTCCGCTAAAACTAATGTGCTATATCCCGTGCCACAGCCAGCATCTAAGATAACTTTCTGGTCTGAATTAATGACTTGGTGATTCCTTAAATAATAAGGGGTGACTAAATTATGAAAATAAAGTAAGCTTAGCTGCTTTTTTGGGGAGCGGTCGATGGGAATTCTGGGATAAGGCCCAAAATCAAATTGTTGACGAATTTTTTCCTGTAATTCAGCGGAGTTTGTATCCATGAGTAGGGAGTAGGGAGTAGGGAGTAGGGAGTAGGGAATCGGGAGCTATCAGCTATCAGCTTTCAGCTATCAGATATCAGCTATCAGCTTTCAGCTATCAGCTTTCAGCTATCAGCTTTCAGCTATCAGCTTTCAGCCATTGGCCACACTACTAATGGTGCTTTTGAATAAAATAAGCTGACCGCTGACCGCTGACCGCTGACCGCTGACGGCTAACTGCTTACCTTATAACCTGAATACAACCCTTCACAATCTTGATGATAAGTTTATCAAAAATTTATAAAAAATGTCCAGATTGTTGGGTAGTATGACCTAGGTAAATTAATCAGGGATTGAGATGGCTGAATTATCATCATCATTAGCTGTCACCAAAGGGATGGCTCAAAAATTAGCTATGGCAACAGCATCAGCAGCATTGATGACTGTGGTAATGCCTAGTGCAGCCCAGGCAGTTACACTAGTGAAAAATGTAGTTGTTAAGCCTCCCGTTGGTGAAGAGCCTACTGCCCAACTTTGTCTTCCTTTTTGTGAAACTGGGGATTCCATTACCACAGATCTAGGGCGTAGAGTGGTAATTGAAAATAACATCGACAAGACCTTAACCAGTATCCTCTACACAATTCCTTCAGAGGAAGATGCAGCCTGGAGTAAGGACAGTATTTCTGATATTTTCAGCGAACTCATCTTCTCTAAAGATATGAAAAAGCTATTGCTAACCTCAGGCAGTCTTGCTCCTGGTGAAGCAGTTCTTGCTTTTCGAGAAGCTGAACAAAATGTGACCTTTGACATTACAGTGTTTTTTGACGGAGCCCCAGCTACCGTTCCTGAACCAACCACTGTATTAGGTATATTAGCTGTTGGTGCCTTAACTGCTACGTCAGCTCTAGGGAGTAGGGAGTAGGGAGTAGGGAGTAGGGAGTAGGGAAGAGTGTGGGAAGTGTGGGGAGATGGGGAGATAGGGAGATGGGGAGATAGGGAGATAGGGAGATAGAGAGATAGGGAGGATAAATGCGATTGACCTTGGCCAAAAGGCCACGCTACGCGAATGGTCACGCTACGCGATCGCTGCGTTTATATACTCTTGGCTGTTTGACCCAGTGGTGCGTTACGGGGCGGACTATCTATACCCTGGCGCTTGAGCAAAAAATAATGGCAAGTCCGCCCCTAACGCACCCTACGCACTCCTACGCACTCCATGAGGTACACAGGATTTTTTCCCTCTTGCCTCTTGCCTCTTGCCTCTTGCCTCTTGCCTACTCCCTACTCCCTACTCCCTACTCCCTACTCCCTACTCCCTACTCCCTACTCCCTACTCCCTACTCCCTATTAAAACTACCAAGGATTCCCCACAATAGTAAACCATGCCCAATAGTAAGGATGGGATAAGTTCTTATTACTATTATCCTTAAGCATCTCTACTTGGGCTAGTCTTAAGGCTTCAGCTTTTCTAGGGACTAGTTTTAAATGGTCATAAAATGACTTCAGGAGTTTAAAGGTGCCATTTTGAGGCACTGCTAACAAACTGGCTAAAACCGATTGCACTTTGGCTCGATAGGCAAATCCAGCAAATCCTAATTCATACTGTTGATTGCCAAGGGCTGTATCA
It contains:
- a CDS encoding PEP-CTERM sorting domain-containing protein (PEP-CTERM proteins occur, often in large numbers, in the proteomes of bacteria that also encode an exosortase, a predicted intramembrane cysteine proteinase. The presence of a PEP-CTERM domain at a protein's C-terminus predicts cleavage within the sorting domain, followed by covalent anchoring to some some component of the (usually Gram-negative) cell surface. Many PEP-CTERM proteins exhibit an unusual sequence composition that includes large numbers of potential glycosylation sites. Expression of one such protein has been shown restore the ability of a bacterium to form floc, a type of biofilm.); translated protein: MAELSSSLAVTKGMAQKLAMATASAALMTVVMPSAAQAVTLVKNVVVKPPVGEEPTAQLCLPFCETGDSITTDLGRRVVIENNIDKTLTSILYTIPSEEDAAWSKDSISDIFSELIFSKDMKKLLLTSGSLAPGEAVLAFREAEQNVTFDITVFFDGAPATVPEPTTVLGILAVGALTATSALGSRE
- a CDS encoding class I SAM-dependent methyltransferase; the encoded protein is MDTNSAELQEKIRQQFDFGPYPRIPIDRSPKKQLSLLYFHNLVTPYYLRNHQVINSDQKVILDAGCGTGYSTLVLAEANPGAKIIGIDISEQSLDLARKRLSHYGFDEAEFHQLSLYDLPSAGWEFDYINCDELLYLFPDPAVAMKAMKAVLKPQGIIRSNLHSKHQRHLYFRAQEVFHLMGLFDENPEDMEIEIALDTMKALKNNVDLKAKTWDTKYEGEDGKERVLMNYLFQGDKGYTIPDLFAGLRDANLEFISMVNWRQWDLMSLFKEPDNLPVFLAMSLPDISVEDRLHLFELLHPVHRLLDFWCGHPEQGQSFTPISEWTISDWQKAKVHLHPQLNIPDVKQDMLKAITELQPFEISRYLPVSGVQSLIDSAVASCLLPLFDSPQSMPSLVERWQTLRPVDPVTLEPISEQKAFDTVKEALMGLENYGYVLVEG